In a single window of the Niabella ginsenosidivorans genome:
- the amaB gene encoding L-piperidine-6-carboxylate dehydrogenase, translated as MDFLKKLNLKKENKGTCTGTEWQGKVTDGISSYTPVDASLIGSVSLTTKKEYELVVKKAQAAFLEWRQWPAPRRGEIVRQIGEALRNNKEYLGRLVSYEMGKSLQEGWGEVQEMIDICDFAVGLSRQLYGLTIHSERPGHRMYEQYHPLGIAGIITAFNFPVAVWSWNTMLALVCGDTCIWKPSEKTPLCAVACLQIVSGVFKENKVPEGVCNLISGAREAGEWLAKDSRIALVAATGSTRMGKAVAAMVAARLGRSLLELGGNNAIIISKDADLNIAVSGALFGAVGTAGQRCTTTRRLIVHEAVYETVKKKLKHAYAQLKVGDPLNPANHVGPLIDKEAVQLYLNAITACKKEGGRFLVEGGVLEGKAYKSGCYVKPCIAEVKAGFKIVKEETFAPILYLIKYKDLDEAIAIQNDVPQGLSSAIMTLNLREAEQFLSHAGSDCGIANVNIGTSGAEIGGAFGGEKETGGGRESGSDAWKNYMRRQTNTINYSTALPLAQGIKFTI; from the coding sequence ATGGATTTTTTAAAGAAGTTAAACCTGAAAAAAGAAAACAAAGGCACCTGTACCGGCACGGAATGGCAGGGTAAAGTTACTGACGGCATTTCTTCTTATACACCCGTTGATGCAAGCCTGATCGGATCAGTAAGTTTAACTACAAAAAAAGAATATGAGCTGGTGGTAAAAAAGGCGCAGGCCGCATTCCTTGAATGGCGTCAATGGCCTGCCCCCCGTCGGGGAGAAATTGTGCGCCAGATCGGCGAAGCCCTGCGTAACAATAAAGAATACCTTGGAAGACTGGTATCCTATGAAATGGGCAAAAGCCTGCAGGAAGGCTGGGGAGAAGTACAGGAGATGATCGATATCTGTGACTTTGCTGTGGGGCTGAGCCGGCAGTTGTATGGCCTAACCATTCACAGTGAGCGGCCGGGCCACCGGATGTATGAGCAATACCATCCGCTAGGGATTGCGGGCATCATTACCGCATTTAATTTTCCTGTGGCTGTCTGGAGCTGGAACACAATGCTGGCACTGGTTTGCGGTGACACCTGTATCTGGAAGCCTTCAGAAAAAACACCGTTATGTGCAGTAGCCTGTCTGCAGATCGTTTCAGGGGTCTTTAAAGAAAACAAGGTACCGGAGGGTGTGTGCAATCTTATTTCGGGTGCCAGGGAAGCTGGTGAATGGCTGGCAAAAGACAGCAGGATCGCATTAGTAGCTGCTACCGGTTCAACAAGAATGGGCAAAGCTGTAGCGGCTATGGTAGCCGCAAGGCTTGGAAGGTCACTGCTGGAACTGGGCGGCAACAATGCCATCATTATTTCAAAAGACGCCGATCTTAACATTGCAGTATCGGGCGCGCTTTTCGGAGCGGTAGGCACTGCCGGACAGCGGTGCACAACAACCCGCCGATTGATTGTTCATGAGGCCGTATATGAAACCGTTAAAAAGAAACTGAAGCATGCCTATGCCCAGCTAAAGGTAGGCGATCCGCTGAACCCCGCAAATCATGTAGGGCCTTTAATTGATAAAGAAGCGGTTCAACTGTACCTGAATGCCATTACTGCCTGTAAAAAAGAGGGCGGCAGATTCCTGGTGGAAGGGGGTGTATTAGAAGGGAAGGCTTATAAAAGCGGCTGTTATGTAAAACCGTGCATTGCAGAGGTCAAGGCCGGTTTTAAGATAGTAAAAGAAGAAACGTTTGCCCCTATACTGTATCTGATAAAATACAAGGACCTGGATGAAGCTATTGCAATACAGAATGATGTACCCCAGGGGCTCTCATCGGCTATAATGACCCTGAACTTAAGAGAAGCAGAACAGTTCCTTTCACATGCCGGAAGCGATTGTGGCATTGCCAACGTAAACATTGGCACTTCCGGAGCCGAAATCGGCGGGGCATTTGGTGGTGAAAAAGAAACCGGTGGCGGACGCGAAAGCGGCAGCGATGCCTGGAAAAATTATATGCGCCGCCAGACAAATACTATTAATTACAGCACAGCACTTCCCCTGGCACAGGGTATCAAATTCACTATTTAA
- a CDS encoding S8 family serine peptidase has translation MKKLLKNAGLVTLALATALGGFAQSAGTIPEGWHLKDLKTDGYYGLSLDKAYEFLKSKNRQSTPVIVGIVDSGIDTTHEDLQSVLWINKEEIPGNGIDDDKDGYVDDVHGWNFLGSKDGKENVTKDSYEAARVYWGLKSKYENKTEEQVPAADKEEYRMWARAKAEVFKEDGAQDDLILRSMKLIRMGDETIRFDLKKEVYSCKDLVNYNPTTVNASNTRSFLLSVCSANDNNEITNRELLDQMDNDIEKINNRKQAPKNYRDSIVKDHYGDINDKYYGNNNLTVNADAPLHGTHVAGIIGAARNNGKGMNGVADNVQLMSVRAVPDGDEHDKDIALGIRFAVDHGARVINMSFGKSYSPEKRWVDDAVKYAVSKGVLLVHAAGNDSQNNDSTYNFPSAYYLDKTRPATWITVGASGPNEQSGIVASFSNYGKKEVDVFAPGVKIYSTLPLGNRYGNEQGTSMASPVVAGLAALIMSYYPDLTALQVKEIIEKSVVKPTEWVTNPGTGAKVHLSDLCVTGGIVNAYEAVKLADTYKAAGGSKTVPGKKARSKKHK, from the coding sequence ATGAAGAAATTGTTGAAGAACGCCGGGTTAGTCACATTAGCGTTGGCAACTGCTCTTGGAGGTTTTGCGCAATCTGCAGGTACTATTCCGGAAGGATGGCATTTAAAAGACCTTAAAACAGATGGTTATTATGGACTTAGCCTGGATAAAGCTTATGAATTCCTGAAATCAAAAAACAGACAAAGCACTCCTGTTATTGTTGGAATAGTCGATTCCGGTATTGACACCACCCATGAAGACCTGCAATCCGTTTTATGGATCAACAAAGAAGAAATTCCCGGAAACGGCATTGATGATGACAAAGACGGATACGTGGATGATGTGCATGGCTGGAACTTCCTGGGCAGCAAAGACGGAAAAGAAAATGTGACAAAGGATTCCTATGAAGCGGCGCGTGTATACTGGGGCCTGAAAAGCAAATATGAAAATAAGACAGAGGAGCAGGTACCAGCAGCAGACAAGGAAGAGTACAGGATGTGGGCCCGTGCAAAGGCTGAAGTATTTAAAGAAGACGGCGCACAGGATGATCTGATCCTGCGGTCAATGAAACTGATCCGGATGGGCGATGAGACCATTCGCTTTGATCTGAAGAAAGAGGTGTACAGTTGCAAAGACCTTGTCAATTACAATCCCACAACTGTTAATGCCAGTAATACCAGATCATTTCTTCTGAGCGTATGCAGCGCAAACGACAATAATGAGATCACCAACAGGGAACTGCTGGATCAGATGGATAATGATATTGAAAAGATCAATAACAGAAAGCAGGCCCCCAAAAATTACAGGGACAGCATTGTCAAGGACCATTACGGGGATATTAATGATAAATATTATGGCAATAATAACCTTACTGTTAATGCCGATGCACCCCTGCACGGCACCCATGTTGCAGGGATCATTGGAGCAGCGAGGAATAACGGAAAAGGGATGAATGGCGTTGCGGATAATGTGCAATTAATGAGTGTACGCGCGGTTCCGGATGGAGACGAGCATGATAAAGATATTGCCCTGGGGATCCGCTTTGCGGTGGACCATGGTGCCCGTGTCATTAACATGAGCTTTGGCAAGTCCTATTCTCCGGAAAAAAGATGGGTGGATGATGCCGTAAAATACGCAGTAAGCAAAGGGGTTTTACTGGTGCATGCGGCCGGCAATGACAGCCAGAACAATGATTCCACTTATAATTTTCCTTCTGCCTATTACCTGGATAAAACGCGCCCTGCCACCTGGATCACTGTGGGTGCCAGCGGCCCTAATGAACAAAGCGGCATTGTAGCCAGCTTCTCCAATTACGGCAAAAAAGAAGTAGATGTTTTTGCACCTGGTGTAAAGATATATTCCACACTCCCGCTCGGCAACCGTTATGGTAATGAGCAGGGCACCAGCATGGCTTCCCCCGTGGTTGCAGGGCTTGCTGCGCTTATTATGAGCTATTACCCGGATCTTACAGCGTTGCAGGTAAAGGAGATCATTGAAAAATCTGTAGTGAAACCAACAGAATGGGTTACCAATCCCGGCACAGGCGCTAAAGTGCATTTATCTGATCTTTGCGTTACCGGCGGTATTGTAAATGCTTATGAAGCGGTAAAGCTGGCAGATACCTATAAAGCTGCCGGCGGAAGTAAGACCGTTCCGGGCAAAAAAGCACGTTCTAAAAAGCATAAATAA
- the lepB gene encoding signal peptidase I, translating into MPLHHLIVIYLISTLLVFLPSFGLAPLFKKAGQASWKAYIPFYNTWVMQDIAQRPRHWVFWQFIPVVGWFITPGIFIEFAKVFCRFSFLDHLCASLFAPFYFPWLSRNKDARFIGPEGVKKHQKPGWREWVDAAIFAVVAATLIRVFIFEAYVIPSSSMEKTLLINDYLFVSKFSYGPRIPNTPLSVPFVHNYLPGSSLKSYSTLIQLPYIRWFASPVKRNDCVVFNFPEGDTVVNRPDFQSAVPYYYLVRQFGRDKVLEDPQFQPLAIHPVDKTDNYIKRCIGIAGDSLRIIDGIVYINNQPGFVPPTSATFYYFRTKNNVAVDADFLKESGIRLNMESSDPDFTAAGNGSYKINLSLSELDILKKLTVIDPNSITRELYPAGYAEPQVFPFDTLHFKWNRDNFGTIWIPKKGATITLTPQNIALYRRAIQVYEKNTLVENPDGTYIINGAATNKYTFKMDYYWMMGDNRHKSQDSRYWGFVPEDHVVGKAAMIWFSYENGPRWSRFFKIIR; encoded by the coding sequence ATGCCGTTGCACCACTTAATTGTTATTTACTTAATAAGTACCCTCTTAGTATTCCTTCCTTCTTTTGGTTTAGCGCCTTTGTTTAAAAAAGCAGGGCAGGCATCCTGGAAAGCCTATATACCGTTTTATAACACCTGGGTAATGCAGGATATTGCTCAAAGGCCCAGGCATTGGGTTTTCTGGCAGTTTATTCCGGTGGTGGGCTGGTTTATTACCCCAGGGATCTTTATTGAATTTGCAAAAGTTTTTTGCCGGTTTTCCTTTTTAGACCACTTGTGCGCTTCATTATTTGCACCGTTTTATTTTCCATGGCTTTCCAGGAACAAGGATGCCCGCTTCATTGGGCCGGAAGGGGTAAAAAAGCATCAGAAGCCTGGCTGGCGTGAATGGGTGGATGCAGCCATCTTTGCAGTAGTTGCTGCTACCCTGATACGCGTTTTTATTTTTGAGGCCTATGTGATCCCGTCCAGCTCCATGGAAAAAACATTGCTGATCAATGATTACCTGTTTGTAAGTAAATTCAGCTATGGCCCCCGCATACCCAATACTCCTTTATCAGTGCCCTTTGTGCACAATTATCTTCCGGGAAGTTCCCTGAAATCTTATTCCACATTAATACAGCTACCCTATATCCGTTGGTTTGCATCGCCTGTAAAAAGAAATGACTGCGTGGTATTTAACTTTCCTGAAGGCGATACCGTGGTAAACCGGCCCGACTTTCAGTCTGCCGTTCCCTACTACTACCTGGTGCGGCAGTTTGGCAGGGATAAGGTTCTGGAAGACCCGCAGTTTCAGCCATTGGCCATTCATCCGGTCGATAAGACCGACAACTACATCAAACGGTGCATTGGCATAGCAGGAGACTCTTTAAGGATCATTGATGGCATCGTGTATATTAATAACCAGCCGGGGTTCGTGCCTCCCACTTCTGCTACTTTTTATTATTTCCGCACAAAAAATAATGTAGCCGTTGATGCAGACTTCCTGAAAGAGTCCGGTATCCGCCTGAACATGGAAAGCAGCGACCCCGATTTTACAGCGGCCGGTAATGGCAGCTATAAGATCAATCTTTCCTTATCTGAGCTGGATATACTGAAGAAACTGACCGTAATAGACCCTAACAGTATCACCAGAGAGCTATACCCTGCCGGATATGCAGAACCACAGGTATTTCCTTTTGATACGCTGCATTTTAAATGGAACCGGGATAATTTCGGGACCATCTGGATCCCGAAGAAGGGTGCTACCATTACCTTAACCCCTCAGAACATTGCATTATACCGCAGGGCGATACAGGTGTACGAAAAGAATACGCTTGTCGAAAATCCTGATGGAACCTATATTATCAATGGTGCAGCCACTAATAAGTATACTTTTAAAATGGATTATTACTGGATGATGGGCGACAACCGCCATAAATCGCAGGACAGCCGTTATTGGGGCTTTGTACCGGAGGATCATGTGGTGGGTAAAGCCGCTATGATCTGGTTCAGTTATGAAAACGGTCCAAGATGGAGCCGGTTCTTTAAAATTATCAGATAA
- a CDS encoding site-specific integrase produces MSLPIKLICRKNRVHADGTCSIFVQYCCNENQKPLFGTDVKIPPIYWDNGSRSISDRLPATHGDYNELNNELKRLKKIVEDIVTYAGLKKIPIEARAEFTKKHFSPTFDFDDIEAKEKEAAEKQETEKKNKLSVYYQFDEFIKSKKRKVSKATLTVYGNVKSHLLAFEEFRNQQITFDSFDFSFYEDFVDYLTFEHVHIRRKTLLVGLKLNTIGKTIKHLRGFIKDRVKRKVIKPIDLSDFRIPEEESDAIYLTHEEIAKIYQTDLSEHPHLTEYRDLFVLACLTGLRFSDFSTLRPEDLQRDMLYKKQEKSDHWVIIPLRHEAKLIFTRQFRDRIPELTNPEFNRHIKTIGKLAGITQIVKFSYKKGNQTITVTKPKYEWITSHTARRSFCTNEFLAGTPVELIMKISGHKRTKDFYKYIRITPEEAAMKVKELWLARNDMKLIKETVSEIELQYN; encoded by the coding sequence ATGTCTCTCCCAATTAAGCTAATTTGTCGAAAAAACCGGGTTCATGCTGATGGAACCTGCTCCATTTTTGTTCAGTATTGTTGCAATGAAAATCAGAAACCTTTATTTGGAACGGATGTCAAAATTCCACCCATCTATTGGGATAACGGAAGCCGCAGTATTAGTGATCGGCTACCTGCAACGCATGGTGATTACAACGAGCTCAATAATGAGCTAAAACGACTGAAAAAAATTGTAGAAGACATTGTTACCTATGCCGGATTAAAGAAAATTCCAATTGAGGCCCGCGCTGAGTTTACAAAGAAACATTTTTCGCCGACTTTTGACTTTGATGATATTGAAGCAAAAGAAAAAGAAGCCGCAGAAAAACAGGAAACCGAAAAGAAGAACAAGCTTAGTGTTTATTATCAATTTGATGAGTTTATAAAATCCAAGAAACGGAAGGTAAGTAAAGCCACTCTAACTGTTTATGGTAACGTAAAGTCCCATTTGCTCGCCTTCGAGGAATTCCGTAATCAGCAGATCACTTTTGATAGCTTTGATTTTAGCTTCTATGAAGATTTTGTGGACTACCTGACGTTTGAGCATGTACATATCCGCAGAAAAACATTGCTGGTCGGGCTTAAATTAAACACTATTGGAAAAACGATCAAGCATCTCCGGGGTTTTATTAAAGACCGGGTCAAAAGAAAAGTTATTAAGCCCATCGACCTGTCTGATTTCAGAATACCGGAGGAAGAAAGCGACGCCATATACCTCACCCATGAGGAGATCGCCAAAATCTACCAAACCGATCTGTCAGAACATCCCCATCTTACAGAGTACAGGGATTTATTTGTTCTAGCTTGTTTAACAGGGCTGCGGTTTTCAGACTTTTCAACTCTTCGACCAGAGGATCTCCAAAGGGATATGCTCTATAAAAAGCAGGAAAAATCCGACCATTGGGTGATTATTCCTTTACGGCACGAAGCAAAATTGATCTTTACCCGTCAGTTCCGCGATCGCATACCAGAGTTGACAAATCCTGAATTTAACAGACATATTAAGACCATTGGGAAACTTGCGGGAATTACCCAAATAGTAAAGTTTTCCTACAAAAAAGGCAACCAAACAATAACGGTGACCAAGCCAAAATATGAGTGGATCACATCTCATACTGCACGCCGTTCTTTCTGTACTAACGAGTTTCTAGCAGGTACGCCGGTTGAGCTCATTATGAAGATCAGCGGTCATAAAAGAACAAAGGACTTCTACAAGTATATCCGCATTACTCCAGAGGAAGCTGCAATGAAGGTTAAAGAATTATGGTTGGCTCGGAATGATATGAAATTAATTAAAGAAACGGTATCTGAAATAGAATTGCAATATAACTAA
- a CDS encoding serine hydrolase domain-containing protein, producing the protein MKKLCALCIAQTLLYATSIARTPNEKTDRYLITQMKQKQIPGLQIAVIKGTCVVFSASKGIADVAFNIPVSDSTIFSINSIAKIFAGVALMQLVEEGKVRLNDPIGRHVDSLPQSWQSITLRQLMEHVSGLPDVEDDRTGGPVGGRGEDSAWKLVQRLPLLAKPGETFNYMATNYLLIQKVIEFSDR; encoded by the coding sequence ATGAAAAAATTATGTGCTCTCTGCATTGCCCAAACACTGCTGTACGCAACCAGCATTGCTCGGACCCCAAATGAAAAGACAGACCGCTATCTGATAACACAGATGAAACAGAAGCAGATTCCCGGTCTACAAATTGCAGTTATAAAAGGAACCTGTGTGGTTTTCTCCGCTTCAAAAGGAATTGCCGATGTGGCTTTTAATATTCCGGTAAGCGATAGTACCATTTTTTCGATTAATTCTATTGCAAAGATCTTTGCTGGCGTAGCATTAATGCAACTAGTCGAGGAGGGCAAAGTTCGTCTCAATGATCCTATAGGACGCCACGTAGACAGCTTGCCTCAAAGCTGGCAGAGTATTACACTTAGACAACTGATGGAACATGTATCCGGCCTGCCAGATGTTGAAGATGATCGTACTGGCGGACCAGTTGGCGGGCGTGGAGAAGATAGCGCCTGGAAACTGGTACAACGCCTGCCGCTCCTGGCTAAACCGGGAGAAACTTTCAACTACATGGCTACGAACTATCTTCTGATCCAGAAGGTGATCGAATTTTCTGATAGATAA
- a CDS encoding tetratricopeptide repeat protein — protein MKNIFLWILAFVCIHNAAAQQKNPTTTKEMRDKIKQAQQQLDKLTPEQKKMMEQMGMSTTVPSMPNGITDADVKAAVNGDAFSVPSKNTVLISAISKITVTTATLPSYIKSLNDYIEKGISNDAKIFAQQVYATLKANQFDAASIGNASLGYWTIGNLEIAVYIMGRACTDNATDADLLSNFAAMLSMGGAPHRAIPLLEYLNKQYPGNTTILNNLGQAWFYLGETDKANEQLNKVVKAFAYHPQANYTQCLIEQSKGNTPKAIEKMKNSIAYSYSLDKLNMLRKLGYKVKGSDMRIPFRLDPDPLGLKKFIRPDVPMSYADELRLSADWDAFQKQVNEKSMQLAKDLIPYQQTNNQRAQQAYEKFAGKSAGQILQMKSDNATESKLYQATAQRNLEEMNKDGGAAYRLKVAKKQIDDLIKDFKAKDEAQRKSIEKQNSIKAEQETELAKKGENLGYDNCVVQQKYSDWVYTNYNKPLEEAYKNYLHQLYLKITEELYWEQFVQDEATFEATKIAAKKEWLVALGNTRYIATNKYGDCKAAEKKTSKYKLADFDDMHCIYKSMLDFRVCTMIFECGKSSISFDAGRLSGNFHFKSDNTGKERFVKGTMEATVIDKSVSAGKGPLQVGASVKAGMGIEFTNRGIEDVYATGEAKVTTGSNTVSDPAGIVSDPSVSITVSGRMSLISGNMSGGISGFGK, from the coding sequence ATGAAAAATATTTTTCTATGGATATTGGCTTTTGTCTGTATCCACAATGCAGCGGCTCAGCAAAAAAATCCCACTACAACAAAAGAAATGCGGGATAAAATCAAACAGGCGCAGCAGCAGTTGGATAAACTGACACCGGAACAAAAAAAGATGATGGAGCAAATGGGCATGTCAACCACGGTTCCATCAATGCCCAACGGCATTACCGATGCAGATGTTAAAGCAGCAGTAAACGGAGATGCTTTCAGTGTGCCTTCAAAAAATACGGTGCTCATCTCTGCTATCTCTAAAATAACCGTAACAACAGCCACGCTGCCTTCCTACATAAAGTCGTTGAACGATTATATTGAAAAAGGCATTAGCAATGATGCAAAAATATTTGCACAGCAGGTGTATGCAACCCTTAAGGCAAATCAATTCGATGCAGCTTCTATCGGGAATGCATCGCTTGGTTATTGGACAATCGGTAACTTGGAAATTGCTGTATACATCATGGGGCGTGCCTGCACCGACAATGCCACAGACGCAGATTTGCTGAGCAATTTTGCCGCCATGCTAAGTATGGGCGGGGCGCCACATAGAGCCATTCCGCTGTTGGAATATCTCAATAAACAATACCCCGGCAATACAACGATACTCAACAACCTGGGGCAGGCCTGGTTTTACCTGGGCGAAACAGATAAGGCCAATGAACAATTGAATAAGGTGGTAAAAGCATTTGCTTATCACCCGCAGGCAAACTATACACAATGCCTTATTGAGCAAAGCAAAGGCAATACGCCTAAGGCAATAGAGAAAATGAAAAACTCCATTGCCTACAGTTATTCGCTGGATAAATTAAATATGCTGCGCAAACTGGGCTATAAAGTAAAAGGAAGCGATATGCGTATTCCGTTTCGCCTCGATCCGGATCCGTTGGGGCTAAAAAAGTTTATCCGCCCCGATGTTCCCATGTCTTATGCCGATGAATTAAGATTAAGCGCCGACTGGGATGCTTTTCAAAAACAGGTAAATGAAAAAAGCATGCAATTGGCAAAAGACCTTATTCCTTACCAGCAGACAAATAATCAAAGAGCCCAACAGGCTTATGAAAAATTTGCCGGTAAAAGCGCAGGACAAATCCTGCAAATGAAATCCGATAATGCAACGGAAAGCAAATTGTACCAGGCTACTGCCCAACGCAACCTAGAAGAAATGAATAAGGATGGTGGCGCCGCTTACCGTTTAAAGGTTGCAAAAAAACAAATTGATGATTTGATAAAAGATTTTAAGGCTAAGGATGAAGCACAACGCAAATCCATTGAAAAACAAAACAGCATTAAGGCGGAACAGGAAACTGAACTGGCCAAAAAAGGAGAAAACCTGGGGTATGATAACTGCGTGGTGCAACAAAAATACAGCGATTGGGTTTATACCAATTACAATAAACCCTTAGAAGAAGCGTATAAAAATTATTTACACCAGTTGTATTTAAAAATTACGGAAGAATTGTACTGGGAGCAGTTTGTGCAAGATGAAGCTACATTTGAAGCCACCAAAATTGCGGCCAAAAAGGAATGGCTGGTTGCCCTTGGAAATACAAGATACATTGCTACCAATAAATATGGCGATTGTAAAGCGGCCGAAAAGAAAACATCAAAATATAAACTTGCCGACTTTGATGATATGCACTGCATATACAAATCGATGCTGGATTTTAGGGTGTGTACCATGATATTTGAGTGTGGTAAGTCGTCTATATCATTTGACGCCGGTCGGCTTAGTGGCAATTTTCATTTTAAATCTGATAATACCGGAAAAGAACGTTTCGTAAAAGGCACTATGGAAGCAACGGTAATTGATAAAAGTGTTTCTGCCGGTAAAGGCCCGCTACAGGTGGGCGCATCGGTAAAAGCCGGTATGGGTATAGAATTTACCAACCGGGGAATAGAAGACGTATATGCCACTGGGGAAGCTAAAGTGACAACAGGTTCCAATACGGTAAGCGACCCGGCCGGTATAGTAAGCGACCCCAGTGTGAGCATTACTGTTTCAGGCCGAATGAGTTTGATTTCAGGAAATATGAGCGGCGGAATAAGTGGGTTTGGTAAGTGA
- a CDS encoding tetratricopeptide repeat-containing sensor histidine kinase, translated as MQSICLAAMSVSAISQTGNKKDSLLKGLVTAKEDTAKIRLLLNIEKLYSSKNYDSFYYYLDQANTLAKKLKTEKFDFFINAGFSEYFYYQNDYKNAVKHALHSRDVAEKENDLKLLAKSYNNLAAVYNHFGNKKEAINCILKSLDLSERTKDSISFPVRHLTASATYYNLEQFDKAIIHARKAVEYGKHFANSFAIAMGLNNLAASYSQLNILDSAISIGKKQLDFAKKEADADNINNALINLCYDNFKNGNIREVAFYSNELKKISVTQQDKKNTPELNVSYALNFMAQENYINAKIQLDSAIQIANKDGNADALRNAYQTYSIFYYLQGKIKAGETYTFKYDSLVRATNLKELNFYTEELETKYDVEKKVSQIKLQQVQLKQKSILNYLLAGAAFCAILIGLLGYKSYKNKQKLQQAKINELETEKQLTATEAVLKGEEQERTRLAKDLHDGLGGMLSGIKYSFQNMKENLILTPDNARAFERSIDMLDSSIKEMRRVAHNMMPETLVKYGLDTALKEFCNEIDRSGIICASYQSLGMDNALFEQTVAVTIYRVVQELVNNVVKHAAAKNVLVQAQLTEQGKLLTITVEDDGKGFDTDELTQAKGIGWNNIQNRVEFLNGNLDIRSTVNNGTSVLIEISI; from the coding sequence GTGCAATCTATCTGTTTGGCTGCTATGTCTGTTTCGGCTATTTCACAGACAGGAAATAAAAAAGACAGTTTGCTGAAAGGGCTGGTTACTGCCAAAGAGGATACAGCTAAAATCAGGCTATTACTAAACATTGAAAAATTATACTCCAGTAAAAATTACGACAGCTTTTATTATTACTTAGACCAGGCAAATACACTAGCCAAAAAGCTGAAGACTGAGAAATTTGATTTTTTTATTAATGCGGGCTTTTCTGAATACTTCTATTACCAAAACGATTACAAAAACGCTGTTAAACATGCATTGCACAGTAGAGATGTTGCCGAAAAAGAAAATGACTTGAAGTTATTAGCCAAAAGCTATAACAATCTTGCGGCAGTGTACAATCACTTTGGTAATAAAAAAGAGGCGATTAATTGTATATTAAAAAGCCTTGATCTTTCTGAAAGAACAAAGGATAGCATTAGTTTCCCCGTCCGACATCTTACGGCCTCCGCTACTTACTATAATTTAGAACAATTCGATAAAGCAATTATACACGCCCGGAAGGCCGTTGAATATGGAAAACACTTTGCCAATTCTTTCGCAATTGCTATGGGGCTAAATAACTTGGCCGCCAGCTACTCCCAACTAAATATTCTTGACAGTGCCATTAGTATTGGCAAAAAGCAACTGGACTTTGCAAAAAAGGAAGCAGATGCAGATAATATCAATAATGCTCTAATCAATCTTTGTTACGATAATTTTAAAAACGGGAATATCAGGGAAGTTGCCTTCTATTCGAATGAATTAAAAAAAATAAGTGTAACACAGCAAGATAAAAAAAACACACCGGAATTAAACGTCTCTTACGCTCTAAATTTTATGGCACAAGAAAATTATATTAATGCCAAAATCCAGTTAGACAGTGCAATACAAATAGCCAATAAAGACGGAAATGCAGATGCATTACGAAATGCTTATCAAACCTATTCCATTTTCTACTACCTACAGGGGAAAATAAAGGCGGGAGAAACCTATACCTTCAAATATGATTCTTTAGTAAGAGCAACAAATTTGAAAGAGCTTAATTTTTATACTGAAGAACTTGAAACAAAATATGACGTCGAAAAAAAAGTATCCCAAATAAAACTTCAGCAAGTTCAATTAAAACAAAAAAGCATCCTCAATTATTTGCTCGCTGGTGCGGCTTTCTGCGCGATTCTTATTGGCTTACTGGGGTACAAGAGCTATAAGAATAAACAAAAACTACAACAGGCAAAAATAAACGAATTAGAAACCGAAAAACAACTTACCGCCACAGAAGCTGTACTCAAAGGCGAAGAGCAGGAACGTACAAGATTGGCTAAAGATCTGCACGATGGTTTAGGAGGTATGCTCAGCGGCATTAAATATTCATTTCAGAATATGAAAGAAAATCTCATTCTCACGCCCGATAATGCGCGAGCATTTGAACGGAGTATTGACATGTTGGACAGCTCCATAAAAGAAATGCGCCGTGTGGCACACAATATGATGCCGGAAACGCTCGTAAAATACGGGCTGGACACAGCGTTAAAAGAATTCTGCAATGAAATTGACCGCAGTGGTATTATTTGTGCAAGCTATCAATCGCTAGGAATGGACAATGCCCTCTTTGAGCAAACCGTTGCCGTTACGATTTACCGTGTTGTACAGGAGCTGGTGAACAATGTAGTCAAGCATGCGGCGGCCAAAAATGTACTTGTTCAGGCGCAACTTACAGAACAAGGTAAATTGTTAACAATTACTGTGGAAGATGATGGCAAAGGTTTTGACACTGATGAATTGACTCAAGCCAAAGGAATTGGCTGGAATAACATCCAAAACCGGGTAGAATTTCTCAACGGAAATTTGGATATAAGATCGACAGTTAATAATGGCACTTCCGTTTTAATTGAAATCAGTATTTAA